In the Brettanomyces nanus chromosome 1, complete sequence genome, AGATTCTTCCTGCTTTTGTTGCTTTCTTCGCTGCCTCCTGGCTAGTCGTCCCTTCTTGGCCATCTTCGTTATCCAAAATTATCCCTATTTATTCAACTAGACATGAAAGCTTCATAGATataaaattttcaattctGAAAATCTCCCTCCTACTCTGAAATTTAGCACCGCCCACTTATCATCAGATCAGGTTGGAAACACTTTAACTAGCTCATCTCCAAAGAACGAATCTCCTGTAGCGGGGTCAGAAAGTCTCAAGTTCTTTAATTTGTTCCAACGATTGTTCGTGGTATCATTTGACAATAGATTGCCTTGTTCTCtttcatatttttctccactctcttcttcttcttcctcttcctcctcttcctcttcttcctcgtcgtcccccattttcttcaaaagcGTATTCCTGTTCAACAAGAGTAGCTTATTTCTAGGATATATATTTCCAGTGGGAAGCAAAACGGGATTCTCATAAATATTCGATTTCACTTGATGTGAATATGGCAGAATAGTCATAAGGCGGGATAAATCAGCCGAGCAAACGGGACATTGATTACTAGAGAAGCTTTGTTGTACCTCAGGTTCTTGATCTCCTATCTTGATAATATCTCCAAATGACACCTCGCTGCCCTCTCTGTAGACGTTATGGCACGATCTGGTCTTCAAAGCGGCCCCTCCAATACTTAGCATATTGAGAAGAGGCATTCTTTGGTCAATACCATACAATAAATTGAAATTGTAAAGGAAATAATTCGCCAACTGACTCCATTTCACATCATCTAGTAGCTCCTCATAGGAAAGcatatttttcttgatttgaTTCACCATCTGGCACCCATAGTCGTAGTAGTCTACACTCTGTTTGTCTCTGTCTTCGTTGTCAAAGATCATCTGCTTGGTATCTTTCTTAATAAAGTTGTACCAAAGTAGCGCGGCACCCATTGATATTTTATCAAAATTGTCGCTTTCCTCGGATGATTCTCCGTCCACAGAGTCGGCATAGTTAACCAGGTTCTTGTTGGCTATCTGCAAAGCTCCATACAAATCATTCTCCTTAACcttctcaagaaatttCTGAAAGTACGTCTCAAACTCAAGATTTGTAGTCGTCTGGGGATTGTTCTCATGTCTAATCTGCGTCAAAGCTTTCTTGTTCTCTGTGCACCAGGCAACCAACAGCTTCAAGTTGTGGTTGAATTTAATCTCATTGTAGATACTCAAGCCTTGGAGAATAACGTCATAATCAATTAGCTGGGACAACTTCATGTTTTTGGCAAGCTGGTAGCCCGCATTGGAGTCCAAACTTTGCAATGGATTCTGACTCTTTGATgtccgaagaagaaaatcaatGATGAGTAAGTTGATCTCATCCTTATAGAAATCTGTCAATTTCCCACTGATGACTGAGTCATCAATGGACTCgtttttctccttcttggccaatttcGCACGAttctccatctcttctAACTGCTTCAACCGGTCAAGACGGCAAACCAACCTATCAATGAACTCGTTGTGCTGCTTAACTCTAAAGGCCAGCTTCTTGTTGAACACTTCTTGCAATTGAATCAGTTTCTTAACGATCCTCAACTTTTCCCTTTTTCCAAGAGACTCATCTTTAAGAAGCTTTAAATACTTTTCTGTGGATATTCGGTGCTTCTCTATAAGCTTCTGGAGGTTCttaaagttcttcttggctAACTCAATGGGGATCTTGAATTGACTCCCCTTTAAATCAAGGTAGAAATCTGCTGAGCAGAGAGTCTCTGTTATAGACATTGTGATCAGGCAAATGATGggagataaagaaaaatggaTATGTACTCAGATAGGAAGGCAATAGATAAGGAGAATTAATTTTGAAGTGGATCAGGACTGAACGCAAATTGCCGCGCGAGGCATAAAGCCTAAGTGCAACAATTAAAGGTGTCGTGGTTGAAGATACTATAGTGGAGAGAGACTACAACCTGCTACAACAGAGTGGTAATATAACACGGTAATTCTATACCCTTACATAGTACTCAATTTATCAATAATAGCCTTGGTAAATTCGGTGGTGGAAGCAGAGCCACCGATATCTCTTGTGGTAGTCTTTCCTCTAGACAAGACAGAATGGGTAGCCTTACTAATTCTGTCAGCTTCCTTAGCCAAGCCAAGATGTCTAAGCATCATGGTTGCAGAGAGAATCATGGCAGTTGGGTTCGCCTCGTTCTTACCCTTGATATCCAATCCGACATGTCTGCAACCAGGTTCAAACACAGCATAGTCGCGACCAAAGTTAGCGCCGGGAACCAAGCCGGGACCACCTATTAAGGCAGCACCAATATTAGACAAAATAGCACCGTACATGTTTGGAGTCACCATAACGTCAAACTGCTGAGGACGCGACACTGCCTGCATAGAAGCATTGTCAACAATCAGATCGTTGACCTTAATGTCCGGGTACTCAGCAGCACCCACCTCTTTAACGATTCTTCTAAATAGGCCATCACCCAGTTTCATAATGTTGGCCTTGTGAATAGCGGTAACCATCTTACGGttgtttctctttgcaAAATCAAAGGCAAACCGTGCAATTCTTTCCGTCTTGTACTGGGTCATGATCTTCAATGACTCAACAACACCCGGAACAGACTGATGTTCCAAACCAGAGTATTCGCCTTCGGTATTTTCTCTCACCAGAACAAAGTCCACATCATGCATCTTACTTGGAACACCTGGAATGTTCTTGATGAGAACCAAGGACGCGTAAATATCCAGCTCTTTTCTAAGGGCAACGTTCAACGACTTGTGGAACTGATCCGTAGGAGTGTACGTAATACCTTTTAAACCAactttgtttctcttcaaagaacGAACGGCCTCATCGATCTGCTGTTGAGTGTTGGTGCTGTCTTTGGCGCTCAAGCCAGACATCTCGATAGTCTCAAATGCAACAGGAACATTCTCCGCCTTAAATATGGTCTTGACAGAGTCCGTGATCTCCTTACCAATACCGTCACCAGGAATTAACGTCACTGTAAAAACTCCTCCATACTTCTTTGTTAGTGATGGTTCGCGGATTGTGGTAGCCATTGCTCTTCTGCtcaattgagaagatgTCTGAACAAAGGGAACAAACGCTCTTCTAGAAATTTGGGAAAACATATCGACTGTGATAAGGAAGGTAATGACTGGGCAAAATTTATCGGATAAGTAGACGATTCACTTACTTAAGAATGCCTTCCTATTGTGAAAATTCTCGGAGACGAATTTATATCTACTCTTTTGGGCTGCATTGCGTGTCGGCCTTCAacttaatttttttttcactctcgAAGCTTTCCCGATCAGGGATGCGATGATTCATAGTAGAAAGGTAAGGAGGTTGAGTTGGATTTATCTTCGAGTTGTTCAATTCCTCCTCAGTTCCTCTTCCATTTTTGTACAGTTCTCCTTTGGTTCTCTTTTAGTTCTGTTCCTTGTACTGGATTACTTCTGACCCTAATCCGTCCCTATACGTTACTCCTGTCATAAAAAACTTTCAAACTCCAAACTCCGAGAACGGATAAGGGACACCAGTCGGAATACATGTGATAATATGTCACATGATGCACTCGTTTTATTATTACACACTGATTACCACTCCATGTTCATCCTACCAAATGGTCTACTCTCCAAAAGCTCGGTGACCAAACTTTGAGTAACCTCCCTGTTTAAATAATCGTTCAAGATCTCCTCTTTACTTTCCATGCTACGTCTTAAAATTCCATCTTTACCCATTATACCTCCTGTTTTGTGACTTCCGGCGTTCTCTGTCGTATGCGACTCGGGAATCAAAtaaaagaataaaaacTCCAATACTTTAACCTGAACTTCTTTGCATGAATTGTCCTTTTCCGCtttctgttgttgttgttcttcttctgctttggCCTTTAAAAGACTGCATACAATCAGAGGTCCCTGCAACTTCTCAAATAGCCGAATGCTTTTCACATTTCGTACCATACAACTCACTAAAACAGGTACACAGCTAATTAATATGTTATTGTCCATCTGCGGCTTTAATATATCCAATAGTAGCCTAACATTGTACTCTCGTTGAAACTCTTTCCTCGATCCGGGATGTATTAATAGGCATCCTTGAAGGCTTTTCAGAAGCAACGATATATTTGCGACCAAACATTCGTTCATATTCGATCTCAGGATGCTCTGAAGTACTCCCAATAGTTGGGACACTATGTTGTACTGAAAGTTGTCCTGCAATTTTATATATTCTCCAAAGACGGGATCGTTCTTTCCAGGAACTCTCCATCTTTTATTATTGTGTTTATCCTCAGCAGTGGCCAGTGATGATGGTTCCGGTGAAGTCAAtggtgaaggtgaaggtgaagatgagCTTGACGAAGACGATGCTCCTGGCGAGTCCAACGATGGCTCGTTCAAAGAGCTGATCGCTGATCCTGACAATGACGCTGCAGATGATGTAGATGAATGCGAATATCGATGTCGTGTATATTTCacattgtttcttttcgaCTTTTTGGGGCTGTTTGAATTGGCCAGAGCACAGAAATCATATAATAGCTTATCTATCTGCTCAAGTCCTTTATGCAATATAAGTGGATCTGACGAATGTATTCGAGAAATAATGTCTTCTAGACACGTTTCAAGACTCATCATGCTCGCCCGCTCAAAAATGGAGAATGAATTCTAAAGAACCGAAAAAGACCAACAATTGTGTAACTTCAATACTATTTGGATGTATTCTTTAGCTCCTTATACtaaacttctttttttttttgcaGTTTCCTATCTAAATTAGATTGTCTTTGTTGATGtttttcctcttttggTAATGGTCATAATTGCcaacatttttttttctaattatcatcttcttctttcgtcTCTAAATTCACTGGTGCACGGGTGCATCGTATTCCAATGGCTGTGAGGCTGAAGAGTTGATAAAGCCAGCTCTGAGACCTCATCTTTCCACGctgatcttcttcctcccACTTATGCTGGATTTCCGTTTATTATGATATCGGTGTTCAGCAGCTACGTGCAAATTCAGGCATCTGAGTTAAATATTGTTGTTGGCTGCACTGCTGCAGTGGTATCGTCTGCATGCCAATCAATTGGTCTCATATTGCAAAGAAAAGCTCATCTTCTGTCTCAGACCCTGGAAAATTTCAAGGGTCCTTCAATATCTCCCTATAGACGATCTCTTTGGCACATCGgcttttttcttttcatatTTGCTAACGTCTTTGGTTCTACCATTCAACTGGCCAACCTTCCCTTGATTGTCCTTTCCCCTCTACAATCTACAGGACTCGTTTTTAATACCATATTCCATTCTCTAATACTCCATGAACCTTTCACTCTGAACTCACTTTTTGGCACCATCCTTGTGAGTATCGGAGCTTTCTTCATTGCATTTTTTGGTGGTCAAGTGACAGAGCCAGATACAAACTTACATACATTTGTTCAGCTCCTCAAGCAGCATGCATTCATTGTCTGGGCACTCTTAAACTTGTTTATTGTGGTCGTCATATTGATTTGGATTGTCCTCGCTGATAATAATGTTGAATCACATGACGCTGAGTCCACacattcttcttggaaagTCTCGTTACCCTCGCTGAGCTCTGTCTCTTTGCCATCATTTCTGCAATCAGCGATCTCTAACACTGGCAGAATCTGCTTTGGATATTCTGATGAATTGCTATGCAAGTATCAGGGTGCTCTCTATGGATGCGTTTCCGGAATTCTATCCGCACACTCGTTGCTTTTGGCTAAATCTAGTTTGGATATTTTAGTGGATACCTTCTACAAGCACAGACTAAGCACGTTGAACAGCCCCGTTATATACGGTATTGTGGGGgtcttcctccttctctgtCTCGCACAATTATACTTCCTCAACCAGGGTTTAAGAAATGTATCCACTGCAGTGCTGTACCCGTTGGTATTCTGCATCTATAATATAATCAGCATAGCGAATGGGCTCATATTCTACCAGCAGTGGGTAGTCATTCAAGGCTCAACAGAGGTTTGGATTTTTCTTGGCACTTCCATGGTGATATACGGTGTGTTTCTTCTCAGTGGTGGGAATGAACATATTAGTGGCATTCATACTGGTACTGGTACTAGATCGCATGCCGGTACTGCCAGTCCTCTTTTAGGCTCGACAACTTCTATATACGGAAGTATAGGAGGTAGTTCAGCTGCTCCTTCCACGATCAACATTGATCAAGATATGGAAGATCCGGAATTCACCTCCATTCAGCAACTTACAACTCCTCATGAAACACCGTCTATGTATGGTGATGGTCAGAGCACCGTTACGAGTAATGGTTTGGCTCAAAATCTGACACCATCTGCTAGTTTGCCTGTATCTTCTGCACCTCGTTCTCTTTCTAATGCTAACGAGTTCTTCACGCCTTTAATCAAGTCGACAACTGAAAATTTGCACTCGGCTGGACGCAAAGTTTCTGGTTTTTTCAAGAAATCGATGGATACATTCCACACTCCCGGTAACACCCGAATCTCTGATGAAGCCTCACTCAGTCGTGCCTCGTCTTGTTCACATAGAAAATCTATAACGTGTGGTAGTGGGAGCTTTCGTCAAACTAGTCCTACAAACCAAGGTGAAGTGACAAAAGAAATGCCTGAGTATGTGTCTTTTGGCTCCATTCGTGATTCCTCGTCCTTTGTGAACAACCATGACGGAATCGCAGATGCAGATATTGGCCATAATGAAGGCGATATTGGCGATCCGGCCGTTGACACCAGCATATCTTCTGGTTTGAATCTCCTGATGAGTATACGCGGCCGGGACAAGTCCAGCTCTCAGAGCCCTCACAAGGTAGTGAAACACGCAAATTCATCACAATCACTTCAAGCAGATGTTTATAGGTCTTATTCGATGTTCAGTCAGTTCGGTAAGGCTGCGGCTGATAAATTATCGCCTCTAAAGCTGATATCTCCTTCCAAGCAGAGAAATGGTTTGCATATTAAAACTAAAACGAGTTCTAATAACGCTGTCGACACGTCTGCAAATGCAAATGAGGATTACAACTCAAATAACATGTTCAACTACTCTCTCAGCAATACTATCGATGAAATCCAGAACCAGATGAACACAATCGACAGCAAGACATTGCAGATATCTAAAGGAGATTTAACACCTCTTATTCATAGTTCAGAAGGCTCTGCCTTGACATCGCAATTACAACCCTCGCAGCAGATACCATCTTCGCTTTCTACAAACAACGCATCAGAGCCCTCCCCTATTAACACTCGCTATCAGTCTCTCAAAAGAGACGAACGAAACATTTTACACAAGAACCGGAAAGTTGGCAGGAATTTTACCACTGGAATGCTGAGAGGTCACAGTAGAGCCCTCTCGTTTGAGCAATCAGAGCTATTGAGTGAGCTGAAGAAATGATCTCTATTTAGTTCTAATATTAATTATAATCTCATCTCATAAActctctccttcttcctcaacGGGAACTAAAAATGCCCCAGTTAAGTAGATGGCAGGTTCATCAATGTTATGGTGCTGATAGCTCAACACACCAACGCCACCCGCATCTAGCATGAATTGAGGGTTTGTGTTTATCGATTTGCCAACCCATCTGGCAGCCAAACATCTTAAAATATGACCGTGACCAATCACCATGATGTCACAAAACTCATTATTGTCCAATGCCTTTTTATGGTATCGTCTAATCTTGGCGATGAGTCTATCAACACGCTCAGTGACGTTATCAGCAGTCTCTCCGTTCTCGCAGCCAAATTCCCAAATGGTCCAATCGTCCTGGCCCTTTAAgccctt is a window encoding:
- a CDS encoding uncharacterized protein (BUSCO:EOG09341FIZ), with translation MSITETLCSADFYLDLKGSQFKIPIELAKKNFKNLQKLIEKHRISTEKYLKLLKDESLGKREKLRIVKKLIQLQEVFNKKLAFRVKQHNEFIDRLVCRLDRLKQLEEMENRAKLAKKEKNESIDDSVISGKLTDFYKDEINLLIIDFLLRTSKSQNPLQSLDSNAGYQLAKNMKLSQLIDYDVILQGLSIYNEIKFNHNLKLLVAWCTENKKALTQIRHENNPQTTTNLEFETYFQKFLEKVKENDLYGALQIANKNLVNYADSVDGESSEESDNFDKISMGAALLWYNFIKKDTKQMIFDNEDRDKQSVDYYDYGCQMVNQIKKNMLSYEELLDDVKWSQLANYFLYNFNLLYGIDQRMPLLNMLSIGGAALKTRSCHNVYREGSEVSFGDIIKIGDQEPEVQQSFSSNQCPVCSADLSRLMTILPYSHQVKSNIYENPVLLPTGNIYPRNKLLLLNRNTLLKKMGDDEEEEEEEEEEEEEESGEKYEREQGNLLSNDTTNNRWNKLKNLRLSDPATGDSFFGDELVKVFPT
- the IDH1 gene encoding isocitrate dehydrogenase (NAD(+)) idh1 — translated: MFSQISRRAFVPFVQTSSQLSRRAMATTIREPSLTKKYGGVFTVTLIPGDGIGKEITDSVKTIFKAENVPVAFETIEMSGLSAKDSTNTQQQIDEAVRSLKRNKVGLKGITYTPTDQFHKSLNVALRKELDIYASLVLIKNIPGVPSKMHDVDFVLVRENTEGEYSGLEHQSVPGVVESLKIMTQYKTERIARFAFDFAKRNNRKMVTAIHKANIMKLGDGLFRRIVKEVGAAEYPDIKVNDLIVDNASMQAVSRPQQFDVMVTPNMYGAILSNIGAALIGGPGLVPGANFGRDYAVFEPGCRHVGLDIKGKNEANPTAMILSATMMLRHLGLAKEADRISKATHSVLSRGKTTTRDIGGSASTTEFTKAIIDKLSTM
- a CDS encoding uncharacterized protein (EggNog:ENOG41); amino-acid sequence: MNSVASDDGSGEVNGEGEGEDELDEDDAPGESNDGSFKELIADPDNDAADDVDECEYRCLIQGSTEVWIFLGTSMVIYGVFLLSGGNEHISGIHTGTGTRSHAGTASPLLGSTTSIYGSIGGSSAAPSTINIDQDMEDPEFTSIQQLTTPHETPSMYGDGQSTVTSNGLAQNLTPSASLPVSSAPRSLSNANEFFTPLIKSTTENLHSAGRKVSGFFKKSMDTFHTPGNTRISDEASLSRASSCSHRKSITCGSGSFRQTSPTNQGEVTKEMPEYVSFGSIRDSSSFVNNHDGIADADIGHNEGDIGDPAVDTSISSGLNLLMSIRGRDKSSSQSPHKVVKHANSSQSLQADVYRSYSMFSQFGKAAADKLSPLKLISPSKQRNGLHIKTKTSSNNAVDTSANANEDYNSNNMFNYSLSNTIDEIQNQMNTIDSKTLQISKGDLTPLIHSSEGSALTSQLQPSQQIPSSLSTNNASEPSPINTRYQSLKRDERNILHKNRKVGRNFTTGMLRGHSRALSFEQSELLSELKK